The Neisseria yangbaofengii genome contains a region encoding:
- the terL gene encoding phage terminase large subunit, whose protein sequence is MKTKEFLKSLAELAAGLRQIIEAEVEGFDASPKAVAKRRAKVFDPVGGYEYFVTTYFPHYVRSRHKSQLHEYLFARLPEMLQEQQGRHEAVAAPRGEAKSTLVTQLFTLYCIVTGQKHYCVIVMDSIDQAYPMLEAIKAELEFNPRLKTDFPEACGQGRVWQAGTAVTANDIKVQVAGSGKKLRGLRHGPYRPDLTVLDDIENDEQVRNPDQRDKLNAWLTKTVLPLGGVGQKYDVVYIGTILHYDSVLNRTLNNPFWHSVKFKAMLKWPHNMDLWDEWEAVLRNNGKAGEAMADAFYLANQAEMDAGAQTSWAARGVLALMKIRARDGHATFDSEYQNDPVSGDDAPFTHAIQHWSDLPDDVVYFGALDPSLGKAGASRDPSAILVGAYQRGSGKLFVVEAQIKKRLPDLIIEDVIKMQDKYKCILWVVETVQFQEFLKTELIKRGAARGIHVPARGIKPTSDKMLRIESLQPHMANGLILLHQSQQTLISQLRHFPKADHDDGPDALHMLWMAATTGSNAATMRPLQMPVPVLDM, encoded by the coding sequence ATGAAAACAAAAGAATTTCTCAAATCCCTTGCCGAACTTGCTGCCGGCCTGCGCCAAATCATCGAAGCGGAGGTAGAAGGCTTCGACGCTTCGCCGAAAGCCGTTGCCAAGCGGCGTGCAAAAGTCTTTGACCCGGTAGGCGGTTATGAATATTTTGTGACCACCTACTTTCCGCATTATGTACGCAGTCGGCATAAATCGCAACTGCATGAATATCTGTTTGCCCGTCTGCCTGAAATGCTGCAAGAGCAGCAAGGCCGGCATGAAGCGGTTGCTGCGCCAAGGGGCGAGGCAAAATCAACGTTGGTTACGCAGCTGTTTACCTTGTACTGCATTGTTACGGGACAAAAGCATTACTGCGTGATTGTGATGGACAGTATCGACCAAGCCTATCCGATGTTGGAGGCAATCAAGGCGGAACTGGAGTTTAACCCCCGTTTAAAAACCGATTTCCCGGAAGCCTGTGGCCAAGGGCGGGTATGGCAGGCGGGGACGGCGGTAACGGCCAACGACATCAAGGTACAGGTAGCAGGCTCGGGCAAAAAGCTGCGGGGTTTGCGCCACGGCCCATACCGCCCTGATTTAACGGTGCTGGACGATATCGAAAACGATGAGCAAGTCCGCAATCCCGACCAGCGCGACAAACTCAATGCGTGGCTGACCAAAACGGTATTGCCACTCGGCGGTGTCGGGCAGAAATACGATGTGGTGTATATCGGCACCATCCTGCATTACGACAGCGTGCTTAACCGCACCTTAAACAACCCGTTTTGGCACAGCGTCAAATTCAAAGCCATGCTCAAATGGCCGCACAATATGGATTTGTGGGATGAATGGGAAGCGGTGTTGCGCAACAACGGCAAGGCGGGCGAAGCGATGGCCGATGCGTTTTATCTGGCCAATCAGGCGGAAATGGACGCAGGCGCGCAAACGTCATGGGCGGCGCGCGGTGTGTTGGCCTTGATGAAAATCCGTGCGCGTGACGGCCATGCGACATTTGACAGCGAATACCAAAATGACCCGGTGTCGGGCGATGATGCGCCGTTTACCCATGCTATCCAGCATTGGAGCGATTTGCCGGATGATGTGGTTTACTTTGGCGCGCTTGACCCGTCTTTGGGTAAAGCCGGTGCGAGCCGTGACCCGAGCGCGATTTTGGTAGGGGCGTATCAGCGCGGCAGCGGCAAGCTGTTTGTGGTGGAAGCGCAAATCAAAAAACGCCTGCCCGACCTCATCATCGAGGATGTCATCAAGATGCAGGATAAATACAAGTGTATTTTGTGGGTGGTCGAAACGGTGCAGTTCCAGGAATTTTTAAAAACCGAATTAATCAAGCGCGGGGCGGCGCGCGGCATCCATGTGCCGGCGCGCGGTATCAAACCCACGTCGGACAAGATGCTGCGTATCGAAAGTCTGCAACCGCATATGGCCAACGGCCTGATTTTGCTGCATCAAAGCCAGCAGACCTTAATCAGCCAGTTGCGGCACTTTCCGAAAGCCGACCATGACGACGGCCCCGATGCGCTGCACATGCTGTGGATGGCGGCGACCACAGGCAGTAATGCGGCCACCATGCGCCCGCTGCAAATGCCGGTGCCGGTGTTGGATATGTAA
- a CDS encoding Mor transcription activator family protein, protein MNWEMTERDFEEVRHLLPESVVALITVAGVEATLHLVRNFGGTNFPVSNRKRNSRQSQALHAALADEVGEETACKIEHAYGDAPYFHIPRCLGAMIELRNRFIRRQYDEMTSSGVSDTFAVRDLALAHHLAIRQVRYILKDTDCIAETARIKTAQGQLFGFPPSRVVA, encoded by the coding sequence ATGAATTGGGAAATGACCGAACGGGATTTCGAGGAAGTGCGCCATTTATTGCCCGAAAGCGTGGTGGCGCTGATTACGGTGGCCGGCGTGGAGGCGACGCTGCATTTGGTGCGCAATTTCGGCGGCACGAATTTTCCGGTTTCAAATCGGAAGCGCAACAGCCGTCAAAGCCAGGCCTTGCACGCGGCTTTAGCTGACGAAGTCGGCGAAGAAACCGCCTGCAAAATCGAACATGCCTACGGCGATGCGCCTTATTTTCATATTCCGCGCTGCTTGGGGGCGATGATCGAGCTGAGAAACCGCTTTATCCGCCGCCAATACGATGAGATGACAAGTAGCGGCGTATCCGATACCTTTGCCGTGCGTGATTTGGCTTTGGCTCATCATCTGGCCATCCGCCAAGTGCGCTATATCCTTAAGGATACCGACTGCATTGCAGAAACCGCACGCATAAAAACTGCCCAAGGCCAATTATTCGGATTTCCCCCGTCCAGAGTTGTTGCATGA
- a CDS encoding N-acetylmuramoyl-L-alanine amidase, with protein MNKIICLTAGHSERDPGAVNGSDREADLAQDMRNITASILRNDYGLTVRTDGEGKGNWPLSKALTLIRGSAVAIEFHTNAAANKTATGIEALSTAKNKRWCQVLGQAVADATGWKLRGDQGFKPDNAGQHSRLAYAQAGGIVFEPFFISNDADLALFKQRKWPICRAVANAIAKELG; from the coding sequence ATGAACAAGATTATTTGTCTGACCGCAGGACACAGCGAGCGCGACCCGGGTGCGGTGAACGGCTCCGACCGCGAGGCGGATTTGGCGCAGGACATGCGCAATATTACGGCATCGATTTTGCGCAACGACTACGGCCTGACCGTGCGCACGGACGGCGAAGGCAAAGGCAATTGGCCTTTGTCCAAGGCCTTGACATTGATTCGCGGGTCGGCGGTGGCGATTGAATTTCACACCAACGCAGCGGCAAATAAAACGGCGACGGGTATTGAAGCCTTAAGTACAGCGAAAAACAAACGCTGGTGTCAGGTGTTGGGCCAAGCGGTGGCGGATGCGACCGGCTGGAAACTGCGCGGCGATCAGGGATTTAAGCCCGACAACGCGGGGCAGCACAGCCGTTTGGCGTATGCACAGGCGGGCGGCATTGTGTTCGAGCCGTTTTTTATCAGCAATGACGCGGATTTGGCCTTGTTTAAACAGCGTAAATGGCCGATTTGCCGTGCGGTTGCAAATGCGATTGCGAAGGAGCTGGGCTGA
- a CDS encoding DUF1804 family protein, translating into MAHPQEKRERLRQLYVSGVQTLETAAMMCEIPQATARAWKRADKEKGNDWDKLRAAYTLAGGGIEDLSRAMLAGFMVQYNSTMTQLQDTSVEDLTPSERAKMLASLADAFTKTVAANSRVMPETSKLATALELIEFLMAFVQEKHPKHLGAFVEVLEPFGAEVERKFG; encoded by the coding sequence ATGGCGCACCCGCAGGAAAAACGCGAACGTCTGCGCCAGCTTTATGTTTCAGGAGTGCAGACGCTGGAAACGGCGGCCATGATGTGCGAAATCCCGCAAGCCACCGCCCGCGCATGGAAGCGTGCCGACAAGGAAAAAGGCAACGATTGGGACAAGTTGCGCGCCGCCTACACGCTGGCAGGCGGCGGCATTGAAGACCTGAGCCGCGCGATGTTGGCGGGTTTCATGGTGCAATACAACAGCACCATGACCCAGTTACAAGATACGTCGGTGGAAGATTTAACGCCGTCTGAACGTGCCAAAATGCTGGCGAGTTTGGCCGATGCGTTTACCAAAACCGTGGCCGCCAACAGCCGCGTGATGCCGGAAACTTCGAAGCTGGCAACGGCGTTGGAACTGATTGAATTTCTGATGGCGTTTGTGCAGGAAAAACATCCGAAGCATTTGGGCGCGTTTGTGGAAGTGCTGGAGCCGTTTGGCGCGGAAGTGGAGCGGAAGTTTGGTTAG